In the Helianthus annuus cultivar XRQ/B chromosome 11, HanXRQr2.0-SUNRISE, whole genome shotgun sequence genome, one interval contains:
- the LOC118484230 gene encoding extensin-like, with protein MPPVIFRGRGRGRRGRGEIVTRNDHEAGPSGTRPPSMTRSEEPQRRRDLYEPARHSTSHSSTPSYRHSFGPDSENDPNNPQPSYIPLQRSVSHRAFGDPTPYFRGQFNPADYIQEPSGFVPLGPQDHFSEDPMDEDEDPTEPARGTPTHPIEISDGSSYHGPQYQGPDSFMALFDQHEWYYTPSQHESSQQQQQHPRDPSEDPHFEAVTPPPPPATQPIMPDPPRRRRSGARMSTRGGDYHFSTPRHSSGSHYPSLPEEGPSSPAQEANSAPVAHNSPQFGDDRPLPPYATNYNPYEPSPQAHYNYNYERDPYVVAARYDTRYPDRAHGPPRAPDYSAHGYPAPPRPPVPQPQPRFSPPEQEEILQRLDRMEREFEEEKKSHRGFLKGLANLLKGKKKKRDH; from the coding sequence atgccacctgttatatttcgCGGACGAGGAAGGGGAAGACGAGGCCGAGGAGAGATCGTTACCCGTAACGATCACGAAGCAggaccgtcaggtacaagacctccttctatgacaaggagcgaagaaccccAGCGACGAAGAGACCTGTACGAGCCGGCAAGGCACTCAACCTCGCACAGTTCAACACCATCCTACCGACACTCGTTCGGGCCAGACTCCGAGAACGACCCGAACAACCCTCAGCCGTCCTACATACCGCTTCAACGCTCGGTGTCTCACCGTGCTTTTGGGGATCCTACCCCGTACTTCCGAGGTCAGTTCAATCCGGCTGACTATATACAGGAACCTTCTGGATTCGTTCCGCTTGGTCctcaagaccacttttctgaagaccCCATGGATGAAGacgaggatcctactgaaccagcgcgtggtacgcccacgcatccgatcgAAATCTCCGATGGATCTTCCTACCATGGTCCACAATACCAAGGCCctgacagctttatggccttgttcgATCagcatgagtggtactacacaccatcTCAGCATGAGTcgtcgcagcagcagcagcaacatccGCGAGATCCTTCTGAGGATCCGCACTTCGAGGCAGTGACGCCACCGCCTCCCCCAGCTACTCAGCCAATAATGCCCGATCCGCCAAGGCGAAGAAGATCAGGCGCAAGAATGTCTACCCGTGGAGGGGATtaccactttagcacccctcgacattcaagTGGTAGCCATTATCCATCCTTACCGGAGGAAGGGCCTTCAAGCCCAGCCCAAGAGGCGAACTCAGCACCAGTTGCACATAATTCGCCGCAATTTGGGGACGATCGCCCGTTACCTCCGTACGCAACGAACTATAATCCGTATGAGCCATCACCACAAGCGCactacaactacaattatgagcgcgacccctaTGTGGTAGCGGCCAGGTATGACACCCGCTATCCAGACAGAGCTCACGGACCTCCAAGAGcgccagattactcagctcatgggtatccagcgcCACCAAGACCTCCAGTTCCTCaaccacaaccacgtttctctcctcctgagcaGGAGGAGATACTCCAACGATTAGATCGCATGGAGAGAGAGTTTGAGGAAGAGAAGAAGAGCCACCGAGGCTTCCTTAAGGGCTTGGCAAACCTattgaagggcaagaagaagaagcgAGACCACTAG